In Thalassotalea sp. Sam97, a single window of DNA contains:
- the dapF gene encoding diaminopimelate epimerase yields MLMNFSKMHGLGNDFLVLDNVTQNIFLSPEQIRRLADRNFGVGFDQLLVVEPPYDPDLDFHYRIFNADGSEVNQCGNGARCFARFVKMKGLINKNKIRVSTASGKMTLHIERDGQVTVAMPVPEFEPAKIPFTAQKVEGTYILRTDNETVFCGVVSMGNPHCVINVDSVQDAPVATLGAELAIHERFPQGANIGFMEVVNPKYVKLRVYERGTAETLACGSGACGAVVVGITQKKLDNQVTVELPGGKLKIFWKGPGQPVKMTGPAEHVFDGYLHL; encoded by the coding sequence ATGTTGATGAACTTTTCGAAAATGCATGGCTTAGGCAATGACTTTTTGGTGTTAGATAACGTCACGCAAAACATTTTCTTATCACCAGAGCAAATACGTCGCCTTGCCGATCGTAATTTTGGTGTGGGATTTGATCAGTTGTTGGTGGTTGAGCCGCCGTATGATCCTGATTTGGATTTTCATTATCGCATTTTTAACGCTGATGGCAGTGAAGTGAATCAATGTGGTAACGGTGCCCGTTGTTTTGCTCGATTTGTGAAAATGAAAGGCTTAATTAATAAAAATAAAATTCGAGTATCAACAGCTTCGGGCAAAATGACGTTACATATTGAGCGCGACGGGCAAGTCACTGTGGCTATGCCTGTTCCCGAATTTGAGCCGGCGAAAATCCCCTTTACCGCACAAAAAGTCGAAGGTACCTATATTCTGCGCACAGATAACGAAACGGTATTTTGTGGTGTCGTATCTATGGGTAACCCGCATTGCGTGATCAATGTCGACTCTGTGCAAGATGCACCGGTTGCCACGTTAGGGGCTGAATTAGCCATACATGAGCGCTTCCCACAAGGTGCGAATATTGGTTTTATGGAAGTTGTTAACCCTAAATATGTAAAGCTACGTGTTTATGAGCGCGGTACTGCAGAAACGCTCGCGTGCGGTAGTGGTGCTTGCGGTGCTGTCGTGGTCGGTATCACCCAGAAAAAGTTGGATAATCAGGTTACGGTAGAATTACCAGGTGGCAAGCTGAAAATCTTTTGGAAAGGTCCAGGGCAACCCGTGAAAATGACTGGTCCAGCCGAGCATGTTTTTGATGGATATTTACATTTATAA